The Aureitalea marina genome includes a window with the following:
- a CDS encoding cold-shock protein → MQKGTVKFFNNSKGFGFITSEESQEDIFVHITGLVDEVRDGDEVTFETAQGKKGLNAVNVRLA, encoded by the coding sequence ATGCAAAAAGGAACTGTTAAGTTTTTCAACAACTCAAAAGGATTTGGATTTATCACTTCAGAGGAGTCCCAAGAAGACATTTTTGTCCACATTACGGGCTTGGTCGACGAGGTCAGAGATGGTGATGAGGTCACTTTCGAAACCGCTCAAGGAAAGAAAGGGCTTAATGCTGTCAATGTAAGACTGGCGTAA
- the trxA gene encoding thioredoxin, with the protein MALEITDATFEETVLKSDKPVMVDFWAAWCGPCRMVGPIIDEISNDYDGKAVVGKVDVDAHQEFAAKYGVRNIPTVLVFDKGELVGRQVGVAPKNVYAEALDSLL; encoded by the coding sequence ATGGCTTTAGAAATAACAGATGCAACCTTCGAGGAAACTGTACTGAAGAGTGATAAACCCGTAATGGTCGATTTTTGGGCGGCCTGGTGTGGACCTTGCCGAATGGTAGGACCCATCATTGACGAAATTAGTAACGACTATGACGGGAAAGCCGTTGTAGGTAAGGTGGACGTAGATGCCCACCAGGAATTTGCAGCCAAGTATGGTGTGCGTAACATTCCTACCGTTCTTGTCTTTGACAAAGGAGAATTGGTTGGGCGCCAGGTTGGTGTTGCACCAAAGAACGTATATGCCGAAGCGTTGGATTCGCTTCTGTAA
- a CDS encoding DUF58 domain-containing protein — protein sequence MVEGFISGLHKSPFHGFSAEFAEHKIYNTGESTRHIDWKLFAKTDKLYTKRYDEETNLRCHLILDNSSSMHYPDKKEFNINSLNKVAFSVLASAAIMNLMKRQRDAVGLSVYSDQYEFYANEKGSERHHHMLLDQLNKALIRGKEAKGTRTYTYLHQIAEKLKRRSLVFLFTDMFQSDLEEQKLFEALQHLRYNKHEVVLFHVYDKEHELDFDFSNSPRRYVDVETGEHIDLYADNIREGYQKAVGDYFQELKLKCGQYMIKYVPADIGESFNNILTTYLVERQKFG from the coding sequence ATGGTGGAGGGGTTTATTTCTGGTTTGCATAAAAGTCCCTTCCATGGATTTTCTGCCGAGTTTGCCGAGCATAAGATCTACAATACAGGAGAGAGTACGCGTCACATTGACTGGAAGCTCTTTGCTAAGACAGACAAGCTCTATACAAAGCGCTATGATGAGGAAACCAACCTGCGTTGCCACCTGATCCTGGACAATAGCAGTTCTATGCACTATCCGGATAAGAAGGAGTTCAACATTAACTCCCTCAACAAAGTGGCTTTCTCTGTGCTTGCTTCGGCCGCCATCATGAACCTGATGAAGCGGCAACGAGATGCCGTAGGATTGAGTGTCTACAGTGATCAGTATGAGTTCTATGCCAATGAGAAGGGGAGTGAAAGGCATCATCATATGCTGCTGGATCAGCTGAACAAGGCATTGATAAGAGGCAAAGAAGCGAAAGGGACCAGGACCTATACTTATTTACATCAGATTGCAGAGAAACTGAAAAGGCGTTCCCTGGTATTTTTATTTACCGATATGTTCCAAAGCGACCTGGAGGAACAGAAACTGTTCGAAGCCTTGCAACACCTTCGTTATAACAAGCACGAAGTGGTTCTTTTTCATGTTTACGATAAGGAACACGAGTTGGACTTCGACTTCTCCAACAGTCCCAGACGCTATGTGGATGTGGAAACAGGAGAGCATATCGACCTCTATGCCGATAACATCCGGGAAGGCTATCAAAAGGCTGTTGGGGACTATTTCCAGGAGCTGAAACTCAAGTGCGGGCAGTATATGATCAAGTATGTGCCGGCCGATATCGGAGAGTCCTTCAATAACATCCTGACGACGTACCTAGTGGAGCGGCAGAAGTTTGGTTGA
- a CDS encoding DUF4377 domain-containing protein — MNSAKVDCTGVGPMQCYQVKETEDGPWNLFYFDIEGFEFEPGFIYRIQVQVDSLLPEELAADKSLLEFKLLAVLSKEMDPVMELNDIWKLTELNGNPVVDDQRTGELPTLEINTRTLTVIGYDGCNNFRGKIESLSMNKLLFGPLATTRKMCPDMTIPAELGPTLASVSMYIKDGVELQLFDSTNKLVCRFKKID; from the coding sequence GTGAACAGTGCAAAAGTGGACTGCACAGGCGTGGGCCCGATGCAATGTTATCAAGTAAAGGAAACTGAGGATGGGCCATGGAATCTTTTCTACTTTGACATTGAAGGGTTCGAATTTGAACCAGGATTTATTTATCGTATTCAGGTACAGGTTGACAGTTTATTGCCCGAAGAACTAGCGGCGGATAAATCCTTATTGGAATTTAAACTTTTAGCAGTACTCTCAAAAGAAATGGACCCAGTTATGGAATTGAATGATATCTGGAAGCTGACCGAACTTAATGGCAACCCTGTTGTTGATGATCAGCGGACAGGGGAATTGCCCACTTTAGAGATCAACACCAGAACCCTTACCGTTATTGGATACGATGGTTGCAACAATTTTCGAGGTAAAATTGAGTCTTTATCAATGAACAAACTTTTGTTTGGACCCTTGGCAACCACCCGAAAGATGTGTCCAGACATGACCATCCCTGCCGAATTAGGCCCTACATTGGCCTCGGTGTCGATGTACATAAAAGACGGCGTGGAACTTCAACTGTTCGATTCAACCAATAAGTTAGTTTGCAGATTCAAAAAGATTGACTAA
- a CDS encoding ClpP family protease, which yields MERINKAQDLIDNQLLNDRKIFLWGMVDDETAQHVVERLYYLDSVSNEEIQFYINSPGGYVTAGFSMYDTIKNIKSPVSTICTGLAASMGSILLSAGEKGRRFIEPHARVMIHQPSGGARGPASDIEITATEIIKTKEISARILADNCGQDFDKVMKDFNRDHWMGAEESVQYGIVDGILG from the coding sequence ATGGAACGTATCAATAAAGCTCAAGACCTGATCGATAATCAACTGCTCAACGACCGTAAAATTTTCCTTTGGGGGATGGTCGATGACGAAACTGCTCAACATGTAGTAGAGCGACTGTACTACCTGGATTCCGTATCCAATGAAGAGATCCAGTTCTATATCAATAGTCCGGGAGGATACGTTACTGCTGGCTTTTCCATGTACGATACCATCAAGAACATTAAGAGTCCGGTGTCTACTATTTGTACCGGTCTGGCGGCCTCCATGGGAAGTATATTGCTTTCGGCAGGAGAAAAAGGCCGACGTTTTATCGAGCCTCACGCTAGGGTAATGATCCATCAACCCAGTGGAGGAGCCCGCGGTCCTGCCAGTGATATCGAGATCACAGCAACCGAGATCATCAAGACCAAAGAGATCTCTGCCCGTATTCTTGCCGATAATTGTGGCCAGGATTTTGACAAGGTCATGAAAGACTTTAACCGCGATCATTGGATGGGAGCGGAGGAGTCTGTTCAGTATGGGATTGTAGATGGAATATTGGGCTAG
- a CDS encoding DoxX family protein — MDVLLIVLKFIVSISILNVWLFRFKKPTPWRGGDAKNLLDEFDAYGLSNGVAYAVGIIKVGLAILLLSSIYWEQLTWFAAGGIIVTMAGAIAMHVKIHDPIKKSLPAFIFLTLCVIIVFLTH, encoded by the coding sequence ATGGACGTTCTACTAATTGTTTTAAAATTTATTGTATCCATTAGTATTCTCAATGTTTGGTTGTTTAGATTTAAAAAGCCAACTCCTTGGCGTGGAGGAGATGCGAAGAACTTGCTGGATGAATTTGATGCCTATGGTCTGTCCAATGGAGTTGCTTATGCAGTTGGAATAATTAAAGTCGGGCTTGCAATACTTCTTTTGAGTTCGATTTACTGGGAGCAACTAACATGGTTTGCTGCAGGAGGGATTATAGTTACCATGGCAGGTGCCATCGCAATGCATGTCAAGATCCACGATCCCATAAAAAAATCGTTACCGGCATTTATTTTTCTTACCCTCTGCGTCATTATTGTATTCTTGACTCATTAG
- a CDS encoding VOC family protein, with product MKLVYLVLIIVLSTTTKAWNHPDVNSTKVPEMCPLMDHQEYSSGIWHDLITPDLKASKLFYKTLFGWSYKEENIKGFKYTIILNEETVIGGMIEVPNIQSSTWISSLPLEASELNSRIKLAISNGAKLAVKPLKVASLGKQVILEGPQGSVFSLSSKNAINSPAMSDSGTNSWLGIELWSDDPEQSKEFYEQTFEVETREVISENKPYWYFTKGEVILAGMIKNPVTNQGGQWVPYVKVASPSAMVTTTKQAGGDVILSPTDTIRNGKLGIIQDPHGALVAVQQEN from the coding sequence ATGAAATTAGTTTACCTTGTATTAATTATCGTACTGAGTACAACCACCAAGGCATGGAATCATCCTGATGTAAACTCAACCAAAGTCCCAGAAATGTGCCCACTAATGGACCACCAAGAATACAGCTCTGGTATATGGCACGATCTAATAACACCAGACTTAAAAGCCTCCAAGCTATTTTACAAGACTTTGTTTGGTTGGTCTTACAAGGAAGAAAACATTAAAGGTTTTAAGTACACAATAATTTTAAATGAAGAAACGGTAATTGGCGGGATGATCGAAGTTCCCAATATTCAATCCTCTACATGGATTTCTTCGCTTCCGCTAGAAGCATCAGAGCTTAACAGTCGTATTAAATTAGCGATTTCGAATGGCGCCAAACTAGCCGTAAAGCCACTGAAAGTAGCTAGTCTTGGAAAACAAGTGATTCTCGAAGGACCACAAGGAAGCGTGTTTTCTTTGTCTTCTAAGAACGCGATAAATAGTCCTGCGATGTCGGATTCAGGGACAAATTCATGGCTCGGAATAGAATTATGGTCTGATGACCCTGAGCAGTCAAAAGAATTTTATGAGCAAACATTCGAGGTGGAAACTCGAGAAGTCATCAGTGAAAACAAGCCTTATTGGTATTTCACAAAGGGTGAGGTCATACTTGCTGGAATGATTAAAAATCCTGTCACGAATCAAGGAGGCCAGTGGGTACCATATGTTAAGGTAGCCTCACCCTCTGCTATGGTAACTACAACGAAACAGGCTGGAGGTGATGTTATTTTATCTCCAACTGACACTATCAGAAACGGCAAACTAGGGATTATCCAGGACCCCCACGGGGCTTTAGTAGCCGTACAACAAGAAAACTAA
- a CDS encoding RluA family pseudouridine synthase → MSISHSHSVPSTVSPERIQEYGVGLFDAIPTKSALKKALKKGHIRVNDRIASTATMIQGGETIVYAPPLLVIPKRSFKLKLQVIYEDDHLAIIDKPAGILVSGNQFRTIANALSQNLEVSPEQDAVTPQPAHRLDFATTGILLIGKTAESLRRLSKLFEEKKIRKCYYAVTIGEMNSSGIIDKPIDGKKAVSTFKCVASQVSPRFKLLNLVKLEPETGRRHQLRIHLSELGNPILGDRDYTPENLILKGKGMYLHAFSLELVHPFEDRSLVITAPFPERFIKLFPSLGKL, encoded by the coding sequence ATGTCCATTTCTCATTCGCATTCGGTTCCGTCAACAGTTTCTCCCGAGAGAATACAAGAATACGGTGTTGGCTTGTTTGATGCTATCCCGACAAAATCAGCTCTGAAGAAGGCGCTTAAGAAAGGACATATACGCGTGAATGATCGAATCGCTAGCACGGCCACCATGATCCAAGGTGGTGAAACCATCGTTTACGCTCCTCCCCTATTGGTTATACCCAAACGATCATTTAAGTTGAAGCTTCAGGTGATCTATGAGGACGACCATCTGGCGATCATTGATAAGCCTGCGGGGATCTTGGTCAGTGGAAATCAGTTTAGGACCATCGCCAACGCTTTATCTCAGAATCTGGAAGTAAGCCCGGAACAGGATGCAGTAACACCTCAGCCGGCACATAGGTTGGACTTCGCTACAACCGGAATACTTCTAATTGGCAAAACCGCTGAAAGCTTGCGCAGACTGTCCAAACTTTTTGAAGAAAAGAAGATCCGGAAATGCTATTACGCCGTGACCATTGGTGAAATGAACTCTTCCGGGATCATCGACAAGCCGATCGATGGGAAAAAAGCGGTAAGTACTTTTAAATGTGTCGCCTCACAAGTTTCACCAAGATTTAAGCTGCTGAATCTGGTCAAATTGGAACCTGAAACCGGCAGGCGTCACCAGCTTCGAATTCACCTTTCCGAATTAGGAAACCCCATACTGGGCGACCGAGACTACACCCCTGAAAATTTGATCTTAAAAGGCAAAGGCATGTATCTGCATGCCTTTTCACTGGAATTAGTTCATCCATTTGAAGACAGATCACTTGTGATTACAGCCCCTTTCCCAGAACGTTTTATAAAGCTATTCCCATCACTTGGCAAGCTATAA
- a CDS encoding family 16 glycosylhydrolase produces MRFVTCKSSIFEPGQTAIRNKKNSKMKMQRIVFLIMLLQTLSFMAQETNYELIWADEFDVSGAVNSDNWFHQTLLPDGQSWYNGEIQHYTNRLVNSEVSNGTLKINAIKETFTDQGVTKEYTSARLNSKFAFTYGMVEIRAKLPSGVGTWPALWSLGQNIIEPGGYWTDNFGTVPWPICGEIDIMEHWGNNQNYIQSALHTPSSHGNTVNKGGQTVSNVSEEFHIYTMTWTPQEIIFSVDGTEHYRYSPEQQNSDTWPFVANQYLLLNVAILPEIDPTFTQSSMEIDYVRIYQDANLAVDEFSSALFQVTPNPTSDQIYISGKDTINSICFYDQLGKIVLELTNHNTQDSIDVSPLTSGLYYMVITTEDNKIWKEKLIVAH; encoded by the coding sequence ATGCGTTTTGTAACCTGCAAGAGCTCAATTTTTGAGCCTGGACAAACAGCAATTAGGAATAAGAAAAATTCAAAAATGAAAATGCAACGAATTGTTTTTTTAATAATGCTTTTACAAACATTGTCTTTCATGGCCCAGGAAACCAACTACGAGTTAATTTGGGCGGATGAGTTTGATGTCAGTGGAGCTGTCAATAGCGACAATTGGTTTCATCAAACGCTTCTTCCCGATGGGCAGAGTTGGTACAATGGAGAAATCCAACACTATACAAATCGATTAGTGAACAGCGAAGTGAGTAATGGTACTTTAAAAATAAACGCGATCAAAGAAACTTTCACTGATCAGGGGGTAACCAAAGAATACACTTCAGCACGATTAAACTCTAAGTTTGCCTTTACTTACGGAATGGTAGAGATCAGAGCCAAATTACCCTCTGGTGTTGGCACTTGGCCAGCATTATGGAGCCTAGGACAGAATATTATCGAACCTGGAGGCTATTGGACTGACAACTTTGGAACGGTTCCATGGCCAATCTGTGGAGAAATAGATATCATGGAGCATTGGGGGAATAATCAAAATTATATTCAAAGCGCGTTACATACCCCTTCAAGCCATGGCAATACGGTAAACAAAGGAGGGCAGACTGTATCCAATGTATCCGAGGAGTTTCACATATATACCATGACGTGGACTCCTCAGGAGATTATTTTTAGTGTGGACGGCACTGAACACTATCGTTACAGTCCCGAACAGCAAAATTCGGACACATGGCCTTTCGTAGCGAATCAATACCTACTATTAAATGTCGCAATATTACCAGAAATTGACCCGACATTCACACAGAGCTCTATGGAGATAGATTACGTCCGGATTTATCAGGATGCAAATCTGGCAGTTGATGAATTTTCATCCGCTCTATTTCAGGTTACCCCCAATCCAACATCCGACCAGATCTATATCAGCGGGAAGGATACAATTAATTCTATCTGTTTTTATGATCAATTGGGAAAAATAGTACTGGAGCTGACAAACCATAACACACAAGATTCTATTGATGTTTCTCCCCTAACGAGTGGATTATACTACATGGTTATTACAACAGAGGACAATAAAATTTGGAAAGAGAAACTCATTGTAGCCCATTAA
- a CDS encoding cystatin domain-containing protein, whose protein sequence is MQLKIWTLCLISLTLMHCKNPKQDQNSSQQEETEQPRDIVGGWKSVEVNEQIESLAEYALTEKEFDQPIKSISSAKQQVVSGMNYGFDLELMNGDVYQVVIYVDLQGNKQVTKWEKLLGLEGK, encoded by the coding sequence ATGCAATTAAAAATTTGGACTCTATGCTTAATTTCATTGACTCTCATGCACTGTAAGAACCCCAAACAGGATCAAAATTCATCTCAACAAGAGGAGACTGAACAGCCTAGAGATATCGTTGGCGGATGGAAAAGTGTTGAGGTTAATGAGCAAATAGAATCACTGGCAGAATATGCCCTCACTGAGAAGGAGTTCGATCAGCCCATTAAATCAATAAGCAGTGCCAAGCAGCAAGTGGTAAGTGGTATGAACTATGGTTTTGACCTTGAGTTAATGAATGGAGACGTCTATCAGGTTGTGATTTATGTCGATCTTCAAGGAAATAAACAAGTTACAAAGTGGGAAAAACTCTTAGGATTAGAAGGCAAATGA
- a CDS encoding amidohydrolase, whose translation MKNLFKLLVLIAITAIGCKNSSDNTSSTDKYKTESSENNSKIDFVLYSGGDIITMQGEVLEIREAVVTQGDEIIFVGDLAKALEQFPDAKQHDLKGNVLMPGFVEPHVHPSLAATMLPNEIIAPYDWVLPNGIKKGVTGHQQYMERITNSINDNAKAGEMYFIWGYHQLWHGELSRDMINAITREKPVGIIHRSFHEIYLNDAAIELLGIEEEEFDGNPQVEWDKGHFYEGGWLALVPKMAPIMLEPTRYMEGLGMMTQLIQKNGITTVAEPGFPSADFDGELTLLKQEMAKNPPYDVYLIPSGTQLFGMKGGNKQAMEFMETLDETYSSHNIHFLPKQVKLFSDGAIYSQLMQMKEDYTDGHHGEWMTPLDLFQEQISLYWDNGYKIHVHSNGDKGIQQVLDYLELDQERNPRTDHRLTLHHMGYFTDGMAEEMKNLGVEASVNPYYLWALADKYSENGLGKDRAENLVRINSLVQREIPVSFHSDFSMAPMEPLTLAWTSVNRVTSQNSAFSQDQRISVYDAMRAITIDAARTLNLEEQIGSIAEGKRANFVILNESPFSIEPMNIKDINVLATIYEGDFNIVKSNNMKPSK comes from the coding sequence ATGAAAAATCTATTCAAACTGCTCGTATTGATCGCCATAACTGCAATCGGTTGTAAAAACAGTTCTGACAACACCTCTTCTACAGATAAATACAAAACCGAAAGTTCGGAAAATAACTCAAAAATTGATTTTGTCCTTTACTCTGGCGGTGATATCATTACCATGCAAGGGGAAGTATTGGAAATTAGAGAAGCAGTTGTGACTCAAGGTGATGAGATCATATTTGTAGGTGATCTGGCTAAAGCACTTGAACAATTTCCTGATGCCAAGCAACACGACTTGAAAGGAAATGTACTAATGCCCGGCTTTGTAGAGCCACACGTACATCCTTCCTTGGCCGCAACTATGTTACCCAATGAGATCATTGCGCCCTACGATTGGGTCTTACCAAACGGTATCAAAAAAGGGGTGACAGGACATCAGCAGTACATGGAACGTATTACCAACTCGATTAACGACAATGCCAAAGCAGGTGAAATGTACTTTATCTGGGGGTATCATCAATTATGGCATGGGGAGCTTTCCCGAGATATGATTAACGCAATAACTCGTGAAAAACCTGTTGGAATTATCCACCGCTCTTTCCATGAAATATATTTGAATGATGCTGCCATCGAGCTCCTTGGCATCGAAGAGGAAGAATTCGATGGAAACCCACAGGTAGAATGGGATAAAGGACATTTTTACGAAGGGGGTTGGCTGGCCCTTGTACCTAAAATGGCGCCCATTATGTTAGAGCCAACTCGCTACATGGAGGGGCTTGGGATGATGACCCAATTGATCCAGAAGAACGGAATTACGACAGTAGCAGAACCCGGATTCCCCAGCGCCGATTTTGATGGCGAGCTAACCTTGTTAAAGCAAGAAATGGCAAAAAATCCTCCGTACGATGTCTACTTAATTCCAAGCGGAACCCAACTTTTTGGGATGAAAGGAGGCAATAAGCAGGCTATGGAATTTATGGAGACCTTAGACGAGACCTATAGTAGCCATAACATCCATTTTTTACCCAAACAGGTAAAACTATTTTCCGACGGCGCCATCTACTCCCAATTAATGCAGATGAAAGAGGATTATACAGATGGCCATCATGGAGAATGGATGACACCTTTAGACCTATTTCAAGAACAAATCAGCCTTTATTGGGACAATGGCTATAAAATTCACGTACACTCCAACGGAGATAAAGGAATTCAGCAGGTATTGGATTACCTGGAGCTGGACCAGGAACGCAACCCGCGAACCGATCATCGACTTACCCTTCATCATATGGGTTATTTCACAGATGGCATGGCCGAAGAAATGAAAAACCTGGGAGTTGAGGCTTCTGTCAATCCGTATTACCTTTGGGCCCTGGCAGATAAATACAGTGAAAACGGTTTGGGCAAGGACAGGGCAGAGAATCTTGTTCGTATCAATAGTTTAGTCCAACGGGAAATACCCGTGTCATTTCATTCTGATTTTTCCATGGCTCCCATGGAACCCTTAACCTTAGCCTGGACTTCCGTTAACAGGGTAACATCCCAGAACAGTGCTTTTTCTCAAGATCAGCGCATTTCAGTATACGACGCCATGCGTGCGATAACAATTGATGCTGCTCGCACCCTCAATTTAGAAGAGCAAATAGGATCGATCGCAGAAGGTAAGCGGGCGAATTTTGTGATATTAAACGAAAGTCCGTTTAGTATCGAACCGATGAACATCAAAGACATAAACGTCCTTGCTACCATTTACGAAGGTGATTTCAACATCGTAAAATCAAATAATATGAAACCATCAAAATAG
- a CDS encoding amidohydrolase, producing the protein MKKFISFSGLCFLILMSCNNSTKKEGPENEAVAEPYQLRQTIYHNGDILTMAGEEASYVEAVVQREGQIIFVGSKEDAMAQFGGKAKEVDLNGQTMLPGFIDGHGHVFNVGLQAASANLLPPPDGDGNSVESLQQILRDWIGSNQEFIDSTGWIIGFGYDDSQLDRYPTKEDLDAVSTDIPIYIIHQSGHLSVVNSKGLELAGYTAETQDPKGGKIRRIDGSNEPNGILEEVAHFMVLLTKILPQMKPELQDDMLVKGQKLYASFGYTTAQEGRSTPDGTATMERAAEKDELILDIVSYVDILSNRDAANSKYQGKTYTNKYRIGGVKLNLDGSPQGKTAWLSHPYFIPPAGEPADYHGYESMTDEDAYKHVADAYQNNLQILAHCNGDSAIDQYIAAVSRANKEFGNNDRRTVIIHAQTAREEQLDSFVKEKMWPSFFPMHTFYWGDYHVNSVLGKERAYKISPTNTAYKKGLRFTSHHDAPVALPSSIRVLSATVTRASRSGQIIGPDERISPFLALKALTDWAAYQHFEEKSKGTIEVGKVADFVILDKNPLKIDPMQLANLNVEQTIKGGEIIYNKKP; encoded by the coding sequence ATGAAGAAATTTATCTCATTCTCTGGATTATGTTTCCTGATTCTAATGTCATGCAACAATTCGACCAAAAAAGAGGGACCTGAAAACGAGGCAGTGGCAGAACCCTATCAATTGCGCCAAACCATCTACCACAATGGTGATATCCTCACTATGGCAGGGGAAGAGGCCAGTTATGTAGAAGCCGTCGTACAGCGGGAGGGACAGATCATTTTTGTGGGCAGCAAAGAAGATGCAATGGCCCAGTTTGGAGGAAAAGCCAAAGAAGTGGACTTAAATGGCCAAACGATGTTACCAGGGTTCATAGATGGACATGGCCACGTTTTTAATGTTGGGCTGCAAGCGGCATCTGCCAACTTATTACCTCCTCCGGACGGTGATGGAAATAGTGTAGAATCCTTGCAACAAATACTGAGAGATTGGATAGGAAGTAATCAGGAGTTTATTGACTCAACAGGATGGATCATTGGGTTTGGTTATGACGACTCACAGTTGGATAGATATCCTACAAAAGAGGACCTCGATGCCGTATCGACCGATATTCCGATATACATCATCCACCAGTCTGGTCACCTTTCTGTGGTAAACTCAAAAGGTTTAGAATTGGCCGGTTATACAGCGGAAACTCAAGACCCGAAAGGAGGTAAGATAAGACGTATTGACGGAAGTAATGAACCGAATGGTATTTTGGAAGAAGTTGCCCACTTTATGGTATTACTCACCAAAATTCTTCCGCAAATGAAACCCGAATTGCAGGATGATATGTTGGTTAAGGGACAAAAGCTGTATGCCTCATTTGGCTACACTACCGCCCAAGAAGGACGCAGTACCCCTGATGGCACAGCAACAATGGAGCGAGCTGCCGAAAAAGATGAATTAATTCTGGACATTGTCTCTTATGTTGATATTTTGAGTAATCGGGATGCTGCCAATTCCAAATATCAGGGCAAAACATACACGAATAAATACCGGATTGGTGGGGTGAAATTAAATCTGGATGGTTCACCTCAAGGAAAAACAGCATGGCTATCCCATCCTTACTTCATACCTCCTGCTGGAGAACCTGCCGATTATCACGGATATGAGAGTATGACAGATGAAGACGCGTACAAACATGTTGCAGATGCCTACCAAAACAATCTCCAAATATTAGCACATTGTAATGGGGACTCCGCTATTGATCAATATATAGCTGCTGTCAGTAGGGCGAATAAGGAATTTGGCAACAATGACAGAAGAACGGTGATAATCCATGCCCAAACAGCCCGAGAAGAACAATTGGATAGCTTTGTAAAAGAGAAAATGTGGCCATCATTTTTCCCAATGCACACCTTTTATTGGGGAGATTATCACGTCAATTCTGTATTGGGAAAAGAGCGTGCATACAAAATATCGCCAACCAATACAGCTTATAAAAAGGGTTTAAGGTTTACTAGTCATCACGATGCACCAGTTGCCTTACCCAGTTCCATACGAGTATTATCGGCAACGGTTACACGTGCCTCTCGAAGTGGCCAAATAATTGGCCCGGACGAACGAATTAGTCCCTTTTTAGCATTAAAAGCCTTAACAGACTGGGCGGCCTATCAACATTTCGAAGAAAAATCCAAGGGGACTATCGAGGTGGGCAAAGTGGCTGACTTCGTGATCCTGGACAAAAACCCATTGAAGATAGATCCAATGCAACTAGCCAACCTCAATGTTGAGCAAACCATAAAAGGAGGAGAGATCATATATAATAAGAAACCGTGA
- a CDS encoding DUF4199 domain-containing protein: MLNIHIRYGFTIAFFLVAFFLTMKLFGLHQYPVFSIFNAVLFGGGIYRATQHHRRTNPKSKYQDLWQAGFMSGAVATLVFTAFMAFYMYQIDSVFAATILDSWNVNYNTGVLTILFSMVLMGLSTSVVCALTFMQRFKRSWNTSKRVDLQSSTLNS, translated from the coding sequence ATGCTTAATATTCATATCCGTTACGGATTTACTATCGCTTTCTTTTTAGTCGCTTTTTTTCTGACCATGAAATTATTTGGTCTGCATCAGTATCCTGTTTTCAGTATTTTTAACGCTGTCCTATTTGGAGGTGGTATATACCGAGCAACTCAACATCACCGCAGAACGAACCCAAAATCAAAATACCAGGATCTTTGGCAAGCCGGGTTTATGAGCGGCGCAGTCGCTACCCTTGTGTTCACGGCATTTATGGCTTTTTACATGTATCAAATTGACTCCGTTTTTGCTGCTACAATTCTAGATTCCTGGAACGTCAATTACAATACCGGAGTGCTAACAATTCTATTTTCAATGGTCTTAATGGGACTATCAACATCTGTAGTTTGCGCACTAACTTTTATGCAGCGCTTTAAAAGATCATGGAATACAAGCAAACGCGTAGATCTGCAGTCATCGACACTTAACAGCTGA